In Streptomyces durocortorensis, a genomic segment contains:
- the ftsX gene encoding permease-like cell division protein FtsX has product MRAQFVLSEIGVGLRRNLTMTFAVVVSVALSLALFGGALLMREQVSTMKDYWYDKVNVSIFLCNKNDAKDMPKCAKGAVTKEQKDQIKADLEKMDAVQKPVHFETADEAYKHYQEQFGDSPMAGNITPDQMQESFRVKLKDPQKYKVVATAFAGRDGVQSVQDQRSILDNLFELMNGMNVVAIYVMILMLVIALILIVNTVRVSAFSRRRETGIMRLVGASGFYIQAPFIMEAAVAGLIGGVLACAMLLGGRYFLIDGGLALQEKLNLINFIGWDAVLTKLPLVLAIGLLMPAVAALFALRKYLKV; this is encoded by the coding sequence ATGCGCGCCCAGTTCGTCCTGTCGGAGATCGGCGTCGGTCTCCGCCGCAACCTCACGATGACCTTCGCGGTCGTGGTCTCCGTCGCCCTCTCGCTCGCCCTGTTCGGCGGTGCGCTGCTGATGCGCGAGCAGGTCAGCACGATGAAGGACTACTGGTACGACAAGGTCAACGTCTCCATCTTCCTCTGCAACAAGAACGACGCCAAGGACATGCCCAAGTGTGCCAAGGGTGCTGTCACCAAGGAGCAGAAGGACCAGATCAAGGCCGATCTGGAGAAGATGGACGCCGTCCAGAAGCCCGTTCACTTCGAGACGGCCGACGAGGCGTACAAGCACTACCAGGAGCAGTTCGGAGACTCCCCGATGGCGGGCAACATCACGCCCGACCAGATGCAGGAGTCGTTCCGCGTCAAGCTCAAGGACCCGCAGAAGTACAAGGTCGTCGCCACGGCCTTCGCGGGACGGGACGGGGTGCAGTCCGTCCAGGACCAGCGGTCCATCCTGGACAACCTCTTCGAGCTGATGAACGGCATGAACGTCGTCGCGATCTACGTGATGATCCTCATGCTGGTCATCGCGCTGATCCTGATCGTCAACACCGTGCGCGTCTCCGCGTTCAGCAGGAGACGTGAGACGGGCATCATGCGCCTGGTGGGAGCCTCCGGCTTCTACATCCAGGCCCCCTTCATCATGGAGGCGGCCGTCGCCGGTCTGATCGGCGGCGTGCTGGCCTGCGCGATGCTGCTCGGCGGCCGGTACTTCCTCATCGACGGCGGCCTCGCGCTCCAGGAGAAGCTGAACCTGATCAACTTCATCGGCTGGGACGCGGTCCTCACCAAGCTCCCGCTGGTGCTCGCGATCGGCCTCCTGATGCCGGCCGTTGCGGCTCTCTTCGCGCTCCGCAAGTACCTGAAGGTGTGA
- the ftsE gene encoding cell division ATP-binding protein FtsE, whose protein sequence is MIRFDNVSKTYPKQTRPALRDVSLDIEKGEFVFLVGSSGSGKSTFMRLILREERASTGMVHVLGKDLARLSNWKVPQMRRQLGTVFQDFRLLPNKTVAENVAFAQEVIGKPRGEIRKAVPQVLDLVGLGGKEERMPGELSGGEQQRVAIARAFVNRPMLLIADEPTGNLDPQTSVGIMKLLDRINRTGTTVIMATHDQNIVDQMRKRVIELEQGRLVRDQARGVYGYQH, encoded by the coding sequence GTGATCCGATTCGACAACGTCTCCAAGACCTACCCGAAGCAGACCCGACCGGCTCTGCGCGATGTCTCGCTGGACATCGAGAAGGGTGAGTTCGTCTTCCTGGTGGGCTCCTCCGGCTCCGGCAAGTCGACCTTCATGCGGCTGATCCTGCGCGAGGAGCGCGCCAGCACGGGCATGGTCCATGTGCTCGGCAAGGATCTCGCGCGGCTGTCCAACTGGAAGGTGCCGCAGATGCGCCGCCAGCTGGGGACGGTCTTCCAGGACTTCCGTCTGCTGCCGAACAAGACGGTCGCCGAGAACGTGGCCTTCGCGCAGGAGGTCATCGGCAAGCCCCGCGGTGAGATCCGCAAGGCGGTGCCCCAGGTGCTCGACCTCGTCGGCCTCGGCGGCAAGGAGGAGCGGATGCCCGGAGAGCTCTCCGGCGGTGAGCAGCAGCGCGTGGCCATCGCCCGCGCCTTCGTGAACCGCCCCATGCTGCTGATCGCGGACGAGCCGACCGGCAACCTCGACCCGCAGACCTCCGTGGGCATCATGAAGCTGCTGGACCGGATCAACCGGACCGGCACCACCGTGATCATGGCGACCCACGACCAGAACATCGTCGACCAGATGCGCAAGCGCGTCATCGAGCTCGAACAGGGCCGTCTCGTACGCGACCAGGCGCGCGGCGTCTACGGCTACCAGCACTGA
- the prfB gene encoding peptide chain release factor 2 yields the protein MAVVDISEELKSLSSTMGSIEAVLDLDALRAEIAALEEQAAAPSLWDDPEAAQKITSKLSHLQAEVRKAEALRGRIDDLGVLFELAEDEGDADARAEAEAELESVKKALDEMEVRTLLSGEYDAREALVTIRAEAGGVDAADFAEKLQRMYLRWAEQHHYKTEVYETAYAEEAGIKSTTFAVQVPYAYGTLSVEQGTHRLVRISPFDNQGRRQTSFAGVEVLPVVEQTDHIEIDESELRVDVYRSSGPGGQGVNTTDSAVRLTHLPTGIVVSCQNERSQIQNKASAMNVLQAKLLERRRQEEQAKMNALKGDGGNSWGNQMRSYVLHPYQMVKDLRTEFEMGNPEAVFNGEIDGFVEAGIRWRKQREK from the coding sequence GTGGCAGTCGTCGATATTTCCGAAGAGCTGAAGTCCCTCTCCTCGACCATGGGGTCGATCGAGGCCGTCCTGGACCTGGATGCGCTGAGGGCGGAGATCGCCGCGCTTGAGGAGCAGGCAGCGGCGCCGTCCCTGTGGGACGACCCGGAGGCGGCCCAGAAGATCACCAGCAAGCTTTCGCACCTTCAGGCAGAGGTCCGCAAGGCCGAGGCCCTGCGCGGCCGCATCGACGACCTCGGAGTCCTCTTCGAGCTCGCCGAGGACGAGGGCGACGCCGACGCCCGGGCGGAGGCCGAGGCCGAGCTGGAGTCCGTGAAGAAGGCGCTGGACGAGATGGAGGTCCGCACGCTCCTCTCCGGCGAGTACGACGCGCGCGAGGCCCTGGTGACCATCCGCGCCGAGGCCGGTGGCGTCGACGCCGCCGACTTCGCGGAGAAGCTCCAGCGCATGTACCTCCGCTGGGCCGAGCAGCACCACTACAAGACCGAGGTCTACGAGACCGCCTACGCCGAAGAGGCGGGCATCAAGTCGACCACCTTCGCCGTCCAGGTCCCGTACGCCTACGGCACCCTCTCCGTCGAGCAGGGCACCCACCGCCTGGTCCGCATCTCGCCCTTCGACAACCAGGGCCGCCGCCAGACGTCCTTCGCGGGCGTCGAGGTCCTCCCGGTCGTCGAGCAGACGGACCACATCGAGATCGACGAGTCCGAGCTGCGCGTCGACGTCTACCGCTCCTCGGGTCCCGGCGGACAGGGCGTCAACACCACGGACTCCGCGGTCCGTCTGACCCACCTGCCCACCGGCATCGTCGTCTCCTGCCAGAACGAGCGCTCGCAGATCCAGAACAAGGCATCCGCGATGAACGTCCTCCAGGCCAAGCTCCTTGAGCGCCGCCGCCAGGAGGAGCAGGCGAAGATGAACGCGCTCAAGGGCGACGGCGGCAACTCCTGGGGCAACCAGATGCGTTCGTACGTCCTCCACCCGTACCAGATGGTCAAGGACCTGCGTACGGAGTTCGAGATGGGCAACCCCGAAGCGGTCTTCAACGGTGAGATCGACGGCTTCGTCGAGGCGGGCATCCGCTGGCGAAAGCAGCGGGAGAAGTAG
- a CDS encoding serine/threonine-protein kinase yields MARNIGSRYTAHQILGRGSAGTVWLGEGPEGPVAIKLLREDLASDQELVGRFVQERTALLGLDHPHVVAVRDLVVDGNDLALVMTLVRGTDLRTRLDRERRLAPEAAVAIIADVADGLAAAHRAGVVHRDVKPENILLDMEGPLGPGGAHPALLTDFGVAKLIDTPRRTKATKIIGTPDYLAPEIVEGLPPRAAVDIYALATVLYELLAGFTPFGGGHPGAVLRRHVTETVVPLPGIPEELWQLLVQCLAKAPASRLRASELAVRLRELLPLLAGIPPLEVDEPDADETDQESPVYDEQQYAPSAEEPRRRGAVPLVPGSAPDSNRDTHTSMRVPAPDELAGGPLGTARAPRSPGRPRPGSARNKAAALRKRRITLSIAALALCGAVAVGGWLATGGGDGDPVPQDSENSAPAAP; encoded by the coding sequence TTGGCACGGAATATCGGCAGCCGGTACACCGCCCACCAGATCCTGGGGCGCGGCAGCGCCGGCACGGTGTGGCTCGGCGAGGGGCCCGAGGGCCCGGTCGCCATCAAGCTGCTCCGCGAGGACCTCGCGTCCGACCAGGAGCTCGTGGGCCGGTTCGTGCAGGAGCGCACCGCTCTGCTCGGGCTCGACCACCCGCACGTGGTCGCCGTCCGGGACCTCGTCGTGGACGGCAACGACCTCGCCCTGGTCATGACGCTCGTACGCGGCACCGACCTGCGCACCCGCCTGGACCGCGAGCGCCGCCTCGCCCCCGAGGCCGCCGTCGCGATCATCGCGGACGTCGCCGACGGGCTGGCCGCCGCGCACCGGGCCGGAGTGGTCCACCGGGACGTCAAGCCGGAGAACATCCTGCTCGACATGGAGGGCCCCCTCGGCCCCGGCGGCGCCCATCCCGCCCTGCTCACCGACTTCGGCGTCGCCAAGCTCATCGACACCCCGCGCCGAACCAAGGCCACGAAGATCATCGGCACACCGGACTACCTGGCCCCCGAGATCGTCGAGGGCCTCCCGCCGCGCGCCGCCGTCGACATCTACGCCCTGGCGACCGTGCTCTACGAGCTGCTGGCCGGGTTCACCCCCTTCGGCGGCGGCCACCCCGGCGCGGTCCTGCGCCGCCACGTCACCGAGACGGTCGTCCCGCTCCCCGGTATCCCCGAGGAGCTCTGGCAGCTCCTGGTGCAGTGCCTGGCCAAGGCCCCCGCCTCCCGGCTGCGCGCCTCGGAGCTCGCCGTACGGCTGCGGGAACTGCTTCCGCTGCTGGCGGGCATCCCGCCCCTGGAGGTGGACGAGCCCGACGCCGACGAGACCGACCAGGAGTCCCCGGTCTACGACGAGCAGCAGTACGCCCCGTCCGCCGAGGAGCCGCGCCGCCGCGGGGCGGTCCCGCTGGTGCCCGGCTCCGCGCCCGACTCCAACCGGGACACCCACACGAGCATGCGTGTCCCGGCCCCCGACGAGTTGGCGGGCGGTCCCCTCGGCACGGCCCGCGCCCCGCGCTCCCCGGGCCGCCCCCGCCCCGGCTCCGCCCGTAACAAGGCGGCCGCCCTCCGTAAGCGCCGCATCACCCTGAGCATCGCCGCCCTGGCCCTGTGCGGGGCCGTCGCGGTGGGCGGCTGGCTGGCGACCGGCGGCGGTGACGGGGACCCGGTGCCCCAGGACAGCGAGAACTCGGCCCCGGCGGCCCCGTGA
- a CDS encoding serine/threonine-protein kinase, translating to MRPVGSKYLLEEPLGRGATGTVWRARQRETAGSEAAVAGQPGETVAIKVLKEELANDADVVMRFLRERSVLLRLTHPNIVRTRDLVVEGDLLALVMDLIDGPDLHRYLRENGPLTPVAAALLTAQIADALAASHADGVVHRDLKPANVLLDERDGGMTPMLTDFGIARLADSPGLTRTHEFVGTPAYVAPESAEGRPQTSAVDIYGAGILLYELVTGRPPFAGGTALEVLHRHLSEEPRRPSTVPAPLWTVMERCLSKDPDRRPSAENLARGLRTVAAGIGVHANSAQIAAAEGVGALLAPDPAPTAVPETPGAADPTQVLPSNAGSYDPAAATSVLPQTAPGAQGGHADPTAVLPPVPQRPDTPPQPDGPHPWQSQLQAARDRNEQTQVQYLDPSQDPLRRRPQRQAQPPAPQRQQPPQRRQPPPQHQQYPPQHQQQQQQHQPQRYQQPQQPQRQQYAPPQPQQPQQPAPRQPREPRPPRQRGANPMRIPGLGCLKGCLFTVVLLIVAGWLIWELTPLQDWVAQGKGYWEAIGDGIGKVTDWISEIGESTGGSGT from the coding sequence GTGCGGCCGGTAGGCAGCAAGTACCTGCTCGAGGAGCCGCTCGGGCGCGGCGCCACGGGCACCGTCTGGCGAGCCCGCCAGCGGGAGACCGCGGGCTCCGAGGCGGCCGTCGCGGGACAGCCCGGCGAGACCGTGGCCATCAAGGTCCTCAAGGAGGAGCTGGCCAACGACGCCGATGTCGTCATGCGGTTCCTGAGGGAGCGCTCGGTCCTCCTGAGGCTCACGCACCCGAACATCGTGCGTACCCGCGACCTCGTCGTCGAGGGCGATCTCCTCGCCCTGGTGATGGACCTGATCGACGGCCCCGACCTGCACCGCTACCTCCGCGAGAACGGCCCGCTCACCCCGGTCGCCGCCGCCCTGCTCACCGCGCAGATCGCGGACGCGCTCGCCGCCAGCCACGCCGACGGCGTCGTCCACCGCGACCTCAAGCCCGCCAACGTGCTGCTCGACGAGCGCGACGGCGGGATGACCCCGATGCTCACCGACTTCGGCATCGCGCGCCTGGCCGACTCCCCGGGGCTGACCCGGACCCACGAGTTCGTCGGCACCCCCGCCTACGTCGCGCCGGAGTCCGCCGAGGGCCGCCCGCAGACCTCCGCCGTGGACATCTACGGCGCGGGCATCCTGCTGTACGAGCTGGTCACCGGCCGCCCGCCGTTCGCCGGGGGCACCGCCCTCGAAGTCCTGCACCGGCACCTCAGCGAGGAGCCCCGCCGCCCCTCCACCGTCCCCGCACCGCTGTGGACGGTCATGGAGCGCTGCCTGAGCAAGGACCCGGACCGGCGGCCCAGCGCCGAGAACCTGGCCCGCGGCCTGCGTACGGTCGCCGCGGGCATCGGCGTCCACGCGAACTCCGCCCAGATCGCCGCCGCCGAAGGCGTGGGCGCCCTGCTCGCCCCCGACCCGGCGCCCACGGCCGTCCCGGAGACGCCCGGGGCCGCTGACCCCACGCAGGTGCTGCCGAGCAACGCGGGCTCGTACGACCCGGCCGCCGCCACCAGCGTGCTGCCGCAGACCGCCCCCGGGGCCCAGGGCGGCCACGCCGACCCGACCGCCGTCCTGCCGCCCGTGCCGCAGCGCCCCGACACCCCGCCGCAGCCGGACGGCCCGCACCCCTGGCAGTCCCAGCTCCAGGCGGCCCGCGACCGCAACGAGCAGACGCAGGTGCAGTACCTGGACCCGAGCCAGGACCCGCTGCGCCGCCGCCCCCAGCGCCAGGCACAGCCTCCGGCGCCCCAGCGGCAGCAGCCTCCGCAGCGCCGCCAGCCGCCCCCGCAGCACCAGCAGTACCCGCCGCAGCACCAGCAGCAACAACAGCAGCACCAGCCTCAGCGCTACCAGCAGCCTCAGCAGCCCCAGCGGCAGCAGTACGCGCCCCCGCAGCCGCAGCAGCCCCAGCAGCCCGCCCCGCGCCAGCCGCGGGAACCGCGTCCGCCGAGGCAGCGCGGCGCCAACCCGATGCGCATCCCCGGCCTCGGCTGCCTCAAGGGCTGCCTGTTCACCGTGGTGCTCCTGATCGTCGCGGGCTGGCTCATCTGGGAGCTGACCCCGCTCCAGGACTGGGTCGCCCAGGGCAAGGGCTACTGGGAAGCGATCGGCGACGGGATCGGCAAGGTCACCGACTGGATCTCCGAGATCGGCGAATCCACCGGAGGCTCGGGCACCTGA
- a CDS encoding FHA domain-containing protein: MQIRLTVLAPRSGQTPARTCDVLVTAPAGTALAAVASGLASAVAGPESSQGGGAVVLFAGQERLDAHRIALGEPPLVDGAVLSLQVPGEDEAADDAVPAQLHVVAGPDAGGVHLLHGGQIRIGRSAEADVPLDDPDVSRLHCAVTVSEDGRVSVADLGSTNGTSLDGVEVHDRPVRFSPGALLRLGESALRLTAGHRAATLPTAPDGEGHLRVARVEAAGAGAAGGAAGEPFASGASGRAAGEPFAAYGPDGGGPGHGAGAGTGTGVGAAFGLPAQASGPSAGASYDTARPDRADRAEAGPGEIPGQGTHARGEQFDSTATPRRSGIGAWARRLTGGGRSEQASGPGAGRPGAAGSSRAPRAPGTPHDPYGSTAYESYETYESSESTAYGASAGSYGPSGGSPGTPPGPGGSEGPAAGGGHLASPASPLSPFSALPSAPAGTWPDPAAVLLTALGPGPRLWERHAAHPEALVVRLGTTDRADVPAVPVTVGLREAGSLGLAGPRARLAGLARATVAQLAALHSPFDLEIVLISTDRSRTLEERRREWAWLGWLPHLRPTHGQDCRLLLAYDREQASARTAELVRRLDEGPLGPGWPSLDRAAVTEAAREHKGPHTVVVLDGDPGTAALRETTARLAGAGAAAGIHLICLAETPASSPTSPVAATYDAACRASIAFRECGAVAMLSGDVATALRLLRTAGGQAAGHGTVAAVDAVSAAWAERFGRALAPLREEGSAALAGRPTSAALPPSARLLDELGLARATPASLMARWASTAEAQPGASAPRAAAASPAARADLDSPGSGRTLSTGPRVGPQRTASTPHQPDSGHTPYPAAGTPDSGRTPYPGTSDSDRTPYPARDAYNPDRTPYPPLDTHGSGRTPCPAAGTRNPDRAPSPGTGTPDSGRTPYPPLDARDPGAAPAAAPGHAVHAGRPVLVLGAGPRGALSVDLADEGPHLLIEGPPGSGRTELLRAVAASLAAAARPDRLGILLVDGSGGERGERGEGLLPCTELPHVFTHLVASDPVRMREFAQALGGELKRRAELLGDLDFAEWHARYARHEQQATPRVVGQRPPSGAERGGDLESPASGTLRLRPAAARSADPGPSPLPRLVVLADDFDALVAPALGSPGRPAAGSVVRALEAVARDGGRLGVHLVATSARPDRTEDTELARGARLRIVLDAPMLPPSPDEPAPGRGRLGHPDGRVTPFQGGRVTGRIPRTATLRPTVVPLEWERMGDPPTRRPVRELGNGPTDLALLASALERAARSVNAEPLPGLVPFPN; encoded by the coding sequence ATGCAGATCCGGCTGACCGTCCTCGCGCCGCGCAGCGGCCAGACCCCGGCGCGCACCTGCGACGTGCTCGTCACCGCCCCCGCCGGGACGGCGCTGGCGGCCGTCGCCTCGGGCCTGGCCTCCGCCGTGGCGGGGCCCGAGAGCTCCCAGGGCGGCGGGGCGGTCGTGCTCTTCGCCGGACAGGAGCGGCTGGACGCGCACCGCATCGCGCTGGGCGAACCGCCACTGGTGGACGGTGCGGTGCTCTCGCTCCAGGTCCCCGGCGAGGACGAGGCGGCGGACGATGCCGTTCCGGCCCAGTTGCACGTGGTCGCCGGGCCGGACGCGGGCGGGGTCCATCTGCTGCACGGCGGGCAGATCCGGATCGGCCGCTCCGCCGAGGCGGACGTCCCGCTCGACGACCCGGACGTGTCCCGGCTGCACTGCGCGGTGACGGTCTCCGAGGACGGCCGGGTCTCGGTCGCCGACCTCGGCTCGACGAACGGCACCTCGCTGGACGGCGTCGAGGTGCACGACCGCCCGGTCCGCTTCTCGCCCGGCGCGCTGCTGCGGCTCGGTGAATCGGCCCTCCGGCTCACGGCGGGACACCGTGCGGCGACGCTGCCGACCGCCCCGGACGGCGAGGGACACCTGCGGGTGGCGCGCGTCGAGGCGGCGGGGGCCGGTGCGGCGGGCGGCGCCGCGGGTGAGCCGTTCGCCTCCGGAGCGTCCGGCCGCGCCGCGGGTGAGCCGTTCGCGGCGTACGGCCCCGACGGCGGCGGCCCTGGCCACGGCGCCGGGGCCGGGACCGGGACCGGCGTCGGGGCCGCGTTCGGCCTGCCGGCCCAGGCCTCCGGGCCTTCCGCCGGCGCCTCGTACGACACCGCCCGGCCGGACCGCGCGGACCGCGCCGAGGCCGGGCCTGGCGAGATCCCCGGACAGGGCACCCACGCCCGCGGCGAGCAGTTCGACTCCACCGCGACGCCCCGGCGCAGCGGCATAGGGGCATGGGCGCGGCGGCTCACGGGCGGCGGCAGAAGCGAACAGGCCTCGGGCCCGGGGGCGGGACGGCCCGGCGCGGCCGGATCCTCCCGCGCCCCGCGCGCTCCGGGCACCCCGCACGATCCGTACGGCTCGACGGCGTACGAGAGCTACGAGACCTACGAGTCGTCCGAGTCGACGGCATACGGCGCTTCCGCCGGTTCGTACGGCCCTTCGGGCGGCTCTCCGGGAACGCCGCCCGGCCCGGGCGGCTCGGAGGGCCCTGCGGCCGGGGGCGGCCATCTGGCGTCCCCCGCCTCCCCGCTCTCGCCCTTCTCCGCCCTGCCGTCCGCGCCCGCGGGCACCTGGCCCGATCCGGCGGCCGTGCTGCTGACCGCGCTCGGCCCCGGGCCCCGGCTCTGGGAGCGCCACGCGGCGCACCCGGAGGCGCTGGTGGTGCGGCTCGGGACGACGGACCGGGCCGATGTGCCCGCCGTGCCGGTGACCGTGGGGCTGCGGGAGGCCGGTTCGCTGGGGCTCGCCGGTCCGCGCGCCCGGCTGGCGGGGCTGGCCCGGGCGACGGTGGCGCAGCTCGCCGCGCTGCACTCCCCGTTCGACCTGGAGATCGTGCTCATCTCCACGGACCGCTCCCGCACGCTGGAGGAGCGGCGACGCGAGTGGGCCTGGCTGGGGTGGCTGCCGCATCTGCGCCCGACGCACGGTCAGGACTGCCGGCTGCTTCTCGCGTACGACCGTGAACAAGCGTCCGCCCGGACGGCCGAGCTGGTGCGCCGCCTCGACGAGGGCCCGCTCGGTCCGGGCTGGCCGAGTCTGGACCGGGCCGCCGTGACGGAGGCCGCCCGGGAGCACAAGGGCCCGCACACGGTGGTCGTGCTGGACGGCGACCCCGGTACGGCGGCGCTGCGCGAGACCACGGCCCGGCTGGCCGGAGCGGGTGCGGCGGCCGGGATCCATCTGATCTGTCTGGCCGAGACCCCGGCGTCCTCCCCCACCTCCCCGGTGGCCGCGACGTACGACGCCGCCTGCCGGGCCTCCATCGCCTTCCGCGAGTGCGGGGCGGTGGCGATGCTCAGCGGTGACGTCGCCACGGCGTTGCGCCTGCTGCGCACGGCGGGCGGACAGGCCGCGGGGCACGGCACGGTGGCCGCGGTGGACGCGGTGTCGGCGGCCTGGGCCGAGCGGTTCGGGCGGGCCCTGGCGCCGCTGCGCGAGGAGGGATCGGCCGCGCTGGCGGGCCGCCCGACGTCCGCCGCGCTGCCGCCGTCCGCCCGGCTGCTGGACGAGCTGGGCCTGGCCCGCGCCACACCGGCCTCACTGATGGCCCGCTGGGCGTCAACGGCGGAGGCCCAGCCGGGCGCCTCGGCCCCCAGGGCGGCAGCGGCTTCCCCGGCCGCCCGCGCGGACCTGGACAGCCCCGGCTCCGGCCGCACCCTCAGCACGGGCCCCCGCGTGGGCCCCCAGCGCACCGCGAGCACCCCCCACCAGCCCGATTCCGGCCACACGCCCTACCCGGCAGCGGGTACCCCCGACTCGGGCCGCACCCCGTACCCCGGCACCTCCGACTCCGACCGCACCCCGTACCCGGCCCGGGACGCGTACAACCCGGACCGCACCCCGTACCCGCCCCTGGACACCCACGGCTCCGGCCGCACGCCCTGCCCGGCAGCGGGCACCCGCAACCCGGACCGCGCCCCGTCCCCGGGCACCGGCACCCCCGACTCGGGCCGCACCCCCTACCCGCCCCTCGACGCCCGCGACCCCGGCGCGGCTCCGGCCGCCGCACCCGGGCACGCCGTGCACGCCGGGCGGCCGGTGCTCGTGCTCGGGGCCGGGCCCCGGGGGGCCCTGAGCGTCGATCTCGCCGACGAGGGGCCGCATCTGCTGATCGAGGGGCCTCCGGGCAGCGGCCGCACCGAGCTGCTGCGGGCCGTCGCCGCGTCGCTCGCCGCCGCGGCCCGGCCCGACCGGCTCGGCATCCTGCTCGTCGACGGTTCCGGCGGTGAGCGGGGCGAGCGCGGGGAAGGGCTGCTTCCCTGTACGGAGCTGCCGCACGTCTTCACGCACCTGGTGGCGTCCGACCCGGTCCGGATGCGGGAGTTCGCGCAGGCCCTGGGCGGTGAGCTGAAGCGGCGCGCCGAGCTGCTGGGCGACCTGGACTTCGCCGAGTGGCACGCGCGCTACGCCCGGCACGAGCAGCAGGCCACCCCCCGCGTCGTGGGCCAGCGGCCGCCCAGCGGCGCCGAGCGGGGGGGCGACCTGGAGTCCCCGGCCAGCGGCACCCTGCGGCTGCGCCCGGCCGCCGCGCGGTCCGCGGACCCGGGGCCGTCCCCGCTGCCCCGGCTCGTCGTCCTCGCCGACGACTTCGACGCGCTGGTCGCCCCCGCCCTCGGCAGCCCCGGACGCCCCGCCGCCGGTTCGGTGGTGCGGGCCCTGGAGGCCGTGGCCCGGGACGGCGGGCGGCTCGGGGTGCACCTCGTCGCCACCTCCGCGCGCCCCGACCGCACCGAGGACACGGAACTGGCCCGCGGCGCCCGGCTGCGCATCGTGCTGGACGCCCCCATGCTGCCGCCGTCCCCGGACGAACCGGCCCCGGGACGCGGCAGACTGGGACACCCGGACGGCCGGGTGACGCCGTTCCAGGGGGGCCGGGTCACCGGCCGTATCCCGCGTACGGCGACACTGCGCCCCACCGTCGTCCCGCTGGAGTGGGAGCGGATGGGCGATCCGCCGACCCGGCGCCCGGTCCGGGAGCTGGGCAACGGGCCCACCGACCTGGCGTTGCTCGCCAGCGCCCTGGAGCGCGCGGCCCGTTCCGTGAACGCCGAGCCGCTGCCCGGGCTTGTCCCGTTTCCGAACTGA
- a CDS encoding ABC transporter substrate-binding protein, producing MRTTFSIRRAALVFATVGALALTGCGSDDGDGKKKSGDGSGQGTDNAPTVTLPKLDGESISVAAVWTGPEQANFTKVLDEFEKRTGASVTFVPAQDPIINFLGTKIKGRQPPDVAMIPQVGAVQQAVAKKWAKPVGPEAQAQLTKNYAQVWQDLGAVDGTQYGVYFKAANKSLIWYNAAAFDNAGASEPKTWKDFLTTAETVSASGVTPVSVGGADGWTLTDWFENVYLSQAGPEKYDQLAKHEIPWTDPSVKDALSTLAELFDRPELIAGGADGALQTEFPTSVTQTFTGGDQPKGAMVFEGDFVAVNIAQTEAKIGTDAKVFPFPAVGADSPVVTGGDAAIALKDTKGAQALLTWLASADAARIWAGAGGFISPNKALDLKAYPNEVQRTMAEALVKAGDDVRFDMSDQAPQSFGGTPGAGEWKILQDFLKNPKDIAGTQKQLESAAAKAYKS from the coding sequence ATGCGCACAACCTTCTCGATACGCAGGGCCGCGCTCGTGTTCGCGACGGTCGGCGCGCTCGCGCTCACCGGCTGTGGAAGCGACGACGGCGACGGCAAGAAGAAGTCGGGCGACGGCTCCGGCCAGGGCACGGACAACGCGCCCACGGTCACGCTGCCGAAACTGGACGGCGAGAGCATCTCCGTCGCCGCGGTCTGGACGGGACCGGAGCAGGCCAACTTCACCAAGGTGCTGGACGAGTTCGAGAAGCGTACGGGCGCGAGCGTCACCTTCGTACCGGCACAGGACCCGATCATCAACTTCCTGGGCACCAAGATCAAGGGCAGGCAGCCGCCGGACGTGGCGATGATCCCGCAGGTCGGGGCCGTACAGCAGGCGGTCGCGAAGAAGTGGGCCAAGCCGGTCGGGCCCGAGGCGCAGGCCCAGCTCACCAAGAACTACGCGCAGGTCTGGCAGGACCTCGGCGCGGTGGACGGCACCCAGTACGGCGTGTACTTCAAGGCCGCCAACAAGTCTCTGATCTGGTACAACGCCGCCGCGTTCGACAACGCGGGGGCGAGCGAGCCGAAGACCTGGAAGGACTTCCTGACCACGGCGGAGACCGTCTCGGCCTCCGGCGTCACCCCAGTCTCGGTCGGCGGCGCGGACGGCTGGACGCTGACCGACTGGTTCGAGAACGTCTACCTCTCCCAGGCGGGCCCGGAGAAGTACGACCAGCTGGCGAAGCACGAGATCCCGTGGACCGACCCGTCGGTGAAGGACGCGCTGTCCACGCTCGCCGAGCTGTTCGACAGGCCGGAGCTGATCGCGGGCGGTGCCGACGGGGCGCTCCAGACGGAGTTCCCGACGTCGGTGACGCAGACGTTCACCGGCGGCGACCAGCCCAAGGGCGCGATGGTCTTCGAGGGTGACTTCGTCGCCGTCAACATCGCGCAGACCGAGGCGAAGATCGGTACGGACGCCAAGGTCTTCCCGTTCCCGGCGGTCGGTGCGGACTCCCCCGTGGTGACCGGCGGCGACGCGGCGATCGCGCTGAAGGACACCAAGGGCGCGCAGGCGTTGCTGACGTGGCTGGCCTCGGCCGACGCGGCGAGGATCTGGGCCGGGGCGGGCGGGTTCATCTCCCCGAACAAGGCCCTGGACCTGAAGGCGTACCCGAACGAGGTGCAGCGCACCATGGCCGAGGCGCTGGTGAAGGCCGGTGACGACGTCCGGTTCGACATGTCCGACCAGGCCCCGCAGTCGTTCGGCGGGACGCCGGGGGCGGGCGAGTGGAAGATCCTCCAGGACTTCCTGAAGAACCCGAAGGACATCGCGGGGACCCAGAAACAGCTGGAGTCCGCGGCGGCCAAGGCGTACAAGAGCTGA